In a single window of the Centroberyx gerrardi isolate f3 chromosome 17, fCenGer3.hap1.cur.20231027, whole genome shotgun sequence genome:
- the ttbk2a gene encoding tau-tubulin kinase 2 produces MSGGAEQADILSVLALVKERWKVVKKIGGGGFGEIYEALDLLTRVSVALKVESAQQPKQVLKMEVAVLKKLQGKDHVCRFVGCGRNDRFNYVVMELQGRNLADLRRSMTRGTFSVSTTLRLGRQILEAIESIHSVGFLHRDIKPSNFAMGRFPSTCRTCYMLDFGLARQFTNSCQEVRPPRPVAGFRGTVRYASVNAHKNKEMGRHDDLWSLFYMLVEFLVGQLPWRKIKDKEHVGKLKETYDHRLMLKHLPAEFSVFLDHISSLDYFTKPDYQLLMSVFDNSMKTYNVVENDPYDWERTGTDGTLTINASATTPQHHTRLTPAHMGMANASLIPGDLLRENTDEVLQDEQLSDGENNPAPDRLPGSPVHPLRNQEADVWEELDRNRNRIRTAVWKAATEEEHSNNQGHQSPYAGPSLGSPVKVHSEVVASDRDGPLLRKLRNIHSFELERRLGLESKPSPERFLEACSAKHQFGPQQQEKEAEGVAGVPVAHGQAVLAGERPERVWHYDEEFLSGGGSPKPVSPGSLEQGEGAASSGGFVALNLSSGRQDVDSREWVMVERPSGSPGAKATASPSEEDEEEPEVLQPGEQSPGWEKGSPSPNSGKTKHETLTSPMGAAKVDRLELSVGPAGNLPPVTPTSPAEALAEGVLTQLPTSPPSLPEEVAIRTSSPILLRSPSPHTLLTTLSDPLHQRQPPGMRRSQSADQQQQERPSSSSSCHASLPLPPNPAPGTRSPGRRKLPAIPAGAANTKFPSVIRITRAQLQQLTAQRPSGLSSQSGSDSVPQCLLLERRGEAEADAQQPMDHTADINSPQDRVPIQPGTPTDPLAETLVNGDSHTKAQSPVPSRVSSPRSPRSPSSPRSPRSPHSPMFANGHLSPPVNGQRDFSNGAFPKLKDPENDSGLAPYATEPQLHAPGGQGRGDGSQAAEETGGPASSSPAVPRKDPTRRQSRIPVLEPSSLLEPPPPGSAKEKLLQKKANHQGPVPSPTASPSLSDRRGPMVASLPRDPLSSASDRSQDEDSLLGSRSDRQGDDAPSLSSSSSPLSRKSRIPRPVNPTPAPEQLAAQFMPRPPPGKPPSRPIVEGRLRRYRIRAGSTSDSDLLSCLAQLMHGSRGSPLHHRSSAQHGGSRMGICSLTSSPHHHRSSSASPRSSSSLQRSVSSSPSRHEHRGGGGGGCLGRSRSPPSFSGSPPPRRSYPHHQETCCSRQARTGPFHLSRGKGCSREGKCSSKLSR; encoded by the exons ATGAGCGGGGGAGCAGAGCAAGCTGACATCCTAAGCGTGCTCGCCCTGGTCAAGGAACGATGGAAAGTG gtgAAGAAGATCGGGGGCGGTGGGTTCGGGGAGATCTACGAGGCGCTGGACCTGCTGACGCGGGTCAGCGTGGCGCTGAAGGTGGAGTCGGCCCAGCAGCCCAAACAGGTGCTGAAGATGGAGGTGGCCGTGCTCAAGAAGCTCCAGG GTAAGGACCACGTGTGTCGCTTCGTGGGATGCGGCCGCAACGACCGCTTTAACTACGTGGTGATGGAGCTTCAG GGCCGTAACCTGGCCGACCTGCGGAGGAGTATGACCCGGGGCACCTTCAGCGTCAGCACCACCCTGCGGCTGGGGCGCCAGATCCTGGAGGCCATAGAGAGCATCCACTCCGTCGGCTTCCTGCACCGCGACATCAAACCG TCCAACTTCGCCATGGGCCGGTTCCCCAGCACCTGCCGAACCTGCTACATGCTGGACTTCGGTTTAGCTCGCCAGTTCACCAACTCTTGCCAGGAGGTCCGACCT CCCCGTCCAGTGGCTGGGTTCAGGGGAACAGTCCGTTACGCGTCTGTCAATGCACACAAGAATAAG GAGATGGGTCGTCATGATGACCTCTGGTCCCTCTTCTACATGCTGGTGGAGTTTCTGGTCGGCCAGTTGCCGTGGAGAAAGATCAAGGACAAA GAGCATGTGGGGAAGCTGAAGGAGACCTATGACCACCGGCTGATGCTCAAACACCTGCCGGCAGAGTTCAGTGTGTTTCTGGACCACATCTCCAGCCTCGACTACTTCACCAAGCCTGACTACCAG CTGCTGATGTCAGTGTTTGACAACAGCATGAAAACCTACAACGTAGTGGAAAACGACCCTTATGACTGGGAGAGGACCGGCACAGATGGCACTCTGACTATCAATGCCAGCGCCACGACACCCCAGCACCACACCCGCCTCACGCCAGCACACATGGG AATGGCGAATGCCTCTCTGATCCCTGGCGACCTGCTGAGGGAGAACACAGACGAGGTTCTGCAGGACGAGCAGCTCAGCGACGGGGAGAACAACCCCGCCCCCGACCGCCTGCCCGGCTCCCCCGTCCATCCTCTCCGCAACCAGGAGGCTGACGTCTGGGAGGAGCTGGACCGCAACCGTAACCGCATCAGGACCGCAGTCTGGAAG GCGGCCACAGAGGAGGAGCATAGCAACAACCAGGGCCACCAGAGCCCCTACGCCGGGCCCAGCCTGGGCTCCCCGGTCAAAGTGCACTCTGAGGTCGTGGCTTCAGACCGCGACGGCCCCCTGCTGAGGAAGCTCCGCAACATCCACAGCTTTGAGCTGGAGAGGAGGCTTGGGCTGGAGTCCAAACCCAGTCCAGAGCGCTTCCTGGAGGCCTG cTCAGCAAAGCACCAGTTCGGCCCCcagcagcaggagaaggaggctgAGGGGGTTGCGGGGGTCCCAGTAGCTCATGGCCAAGCTGTCCTTGCTGGGGAGCGTCCTGAAAGGGTCTGGCACTATGATGAGGAGTTCCTGTCTGGTGGTGGCTCTCCTAAGCCAGTATCCCCTGGCTCTCTGGAGCAGGGTGAGGGGGCAGCCAGCAGCGGGGGCTTCGTGGCCCTCAACCTGAGCTCTGGCAGGCAGGACGTTGACTCGAGGGAGTGGGTAATGGTGGAGCGGCCCAGCGGCTCCCCGGGGGCCAAGGCTACCGCCAGCCCTtcggaggaggatgaggaggagccGGAGGTGCTCCAGCCAGGGGAACAGTCTCCTGGATGGGAGAAGGGCAGCCCCAGCCCTAACTCTGGCAAAACTAAACACGAAACCCTAACTTCCCCCATGGGAGCTGCCAAGGTGGACAGGCTGGAGCTCAGTGTGGGCCCCGCGGGGAACCTGCCCCCCGTCACTCCAACCAGCCCGGCTGAAGCTCTGGCAGAGGGAGTTCTCACTCAG ctccccacctctcctccatccctgccTGAGGAGGTTGCGATCCGGACATCCAGCCCCATCCTCCTGCGCTCTCCCAGCCCACACACCCTCCTGACCACCCTGTCGGACCCGCTGCACCAGCGCCAGCCGCCGGGCATGAGGCGCAGCCAGTCTGccgaccagcagcagcaggaacgcccctcctcctcctcctcctgccacGCCTCCCTACCACTACCACCAAACCCCGCCCCCGGCACCCGCTCGCCCGGGCGCAGGAAACTGCCTGCCATCCCGGCGGGCGCTGCCAACACCAAGTTTCCCTCTGTCATACGCATCACTCGCGCCCAGCTCCAGCAG ttAACGGCTCAGCGTCCCTCTGGTCTGTCCTCCCAGTCAGGATCAGACAGTGTCCCACAGTGCCTCCTGCTGGAGAGGCGTGGTGAAGCTGAGGCTGATGCTCAGCAGCCCATGGACCACACCGCAGACATCAACTCCCCCCAGGACCGCGTGCCCATCCAGCCGGGCACGCCCACAGACCCCCTGGCTGAGACGCTGGTGAACGGAGACAGCCACACCAAAGCCCAAAGCCCCGTGCCAAGCCGAGTGTCTTCCCCACGCTCTCCACGCTCACCTTCCTCTCCGCGctcccctcgctctcctcaCAGCCCCATGTTTGCCAACGgacacctctctcctcctgtcaaCGGCCAAAGGGACTTCAGCAACGGAGCATTCCCCAAGCTGAAAGACCCTGAGAATGATTCTGGCCTCGCTCCCTATGCCACAGAGCCCCAGTTGCATGCCCCAGGTGGGCAGGGGAGGGGAGACGGGAGTCAGGCTGCAGAGGAGACCGGTggcccagcctcctcctcccctgctgtcCCCCGTAAAGACCCCACCCGCAGGCAAAGTCGCATCCCTGTGCTGGAGCCCTCCAGTCTGCTGGAGCCCCCTCCTCCAGGGTCCGCTAAAGAGAAGCTTCTGCAGAAGAAGGCCAACCACCAGGGCCCGGTCCCCTCTCCCACCGCCTCCCCGTCCCTCTCCGACAGGCGTGGCCCCATGGTGGCCTCCCTCCCTCGGGACCCGCTGTCCTCCGCCTCTGACCGCTCCCAGGACGAAGACTCCCTCCTGGGCTCCCGCTCCGACCGCCAGGGAGACGAcgctccttccctctcctcctcctccagccccctGTCCCGCAAGAGCAGGATCCCTCGTCCCGTTAATCCCACCCCCGCCCCTGAGCAGCTGGCTGCCCAATTCATGCCACGCCCGCCCCCCGGAAAGCCACCTAGCCGCCCCATAGTGGAGGGCAG GCTTAGGCGTTACCGCATCCGAGCAGGCAGCACCAGCGACTCAGACCTCCTGTCCTGCCTGGCCCAGCTGATGCATGGCTCCCGCggctcccccctccaccaccgcTCCTCTGCCCAGCACGGGGGCTCCAGGATGGGCATCTGCAGCCTGACGAGCTCCCCGCACCACCACCGCAGCTCCAGCGCTTCCCCGCgcagctcctcctccctgcagcgCTCCGTCAGCTCCTCGCCCTCCCGCCATGAACACCGCGGCGGTGGGGGAGGGGGCTGCCTGGGCCGCAGCCGCTCGCCTCCCAGCTTCTCCGGCTCGCCGCCTCCCCGCCGCTCCTACCCCCACCACCAGGAGACTTGCTGCAGCCGCCAGGCCCGCACAGGCCCCTTCCACCTGTCCAGGGGGAAAGGCTGCAGCCGAGAGGGCAAGTGCTCCAGCAAGCTGAGCAGATAG